The proteins below come from a single Chrysoperla carnea chromosome 1, inChrCarn1.1, whole genome shotgun sequence genomic window:
- the LOC123291102 gene encoding cytosol aminopeptidase-like — protein MNFLGHCRKLITRRGIWLSRRCYSRIEQLKTERRSMCPTDLIRRGAVFGIYYDPKNTVNPYGKLTETAEKFNQRVCGRMEEMLFVAGMPVKKGEIRTLFDLDPDLCAIVIVGLGEECQGYDIAERMDEGKEAIRQAAALGCQELQRLNTKIIYVESFGHAESAAEGASLGSWIYQTHLSKEKQLIIPDLILYEDCDWTGWQIGLQKAAAQNLTRQLMETPANELTPSMCAQNAVEILCKSGINVEVKVKAWAETLNMNAFVAASKGSCEPPIFLEISYYGAHREERPVVLIGKGLTFNSGGINLKSCDGMRLMRGDMAGAANVIAVCRAVASLELPINVRGLIPLCENMPGCSAMRPGDIVHAMNGKSIEIENTRNAGRLILADALVYAQTFWPRFILDVGTMTEDVYRGLGTGACGVFTNSETLWKYMEAASMHTGDRVWRLPLWNHFTHLITHRENVDVRTQGDEYGESCKVAAFLNEFVPCGEWIHLDTYGVMYEDGDDPKYLRQGMSGRPTRTLIEFLSQMVCQRPDEEKPNKPC, from the coding sequence atgaatttcctTGGGCACTGTAGAAAACTTATTACAAGAAGAGGAATCTGGTTATCCCGAAGATGCTACTCAAGAATAGAACAGTTGAAAACCGAAAGACGCAGTATGTGTCCCACAGATTTAATTCGACGAGGGGCCGTATTCGGTATTTATTATGACCCTAAGAATACCGTTAATCCCTATGGGAAATTAACAGAAACTGCTGAGAAGTTCAATCAAAGAGTATGTGGTCGTATGGAAGAAATGTTATTTGTAGCTGGTATGCCTGTTAAAAAGGGAGAAATACGAACACTGTTCGATCTAGATCCTGATTTATGCGCTATTGTTATTGTTGGACTTGGCGAAGAATGCCAAGGTTACGATATTGCAGAGCGTATGGACGAAGGAAAAGAAGCGATCAGGCAAGCTGCAGCCTTGGGCTGTCAAGAACTACAACGgctaaacacaaaaataatttacgttGAGAGTTTTGGCCATGCTGAATCTGCAGCAGAAGGTGCATCACTTGGATCATGGATTTATCAAACTCACTTGAGTAAAGAAAAACAACTTATTATCCCAGATCTCATTTTATACGAAGATTGTGATTGGACTGGATGGCAAATTGGGCTACAAAAGGCAGCAGCACAAAATTTAACGAGGCAATTAATGGAAACACCTGCCAATGAATTAACACCGTCAATGTGTGCTCAAAATgctgttgaaattttatgtaaatctgGTATCAACGTAGAAGTAAAAGTAAAAGCTTGGGCTGAAACGTTAAACATGAATGCCTTTGTAGCTGCTTCAAAAGGTTCATGTGAACcaccaatatttttagaaataagttACTACGGTGCTCACAGAGAAGAGCGGCCAGTAGTATTAATTGGTAAAGGGTTAACATTCAATAGTGGcggtattaatttaaaatcatgcGATGGAATGAGACTAATGAGAGGCGATATGGCAGGTGCTGCTAATGTAATTGCTGTATGTAGAGCAGTAGCATCATTAGAATTACCAATAAATGTCAGAGGTTTAATACCCTTGTGTGAAAACATGCCTGGTTGTTCCGCCATGAGACCTGGTGATATAGTACATGCAATGAATGGTAAATCCATCGAAATTGAAAATACCCGAAATGCAGGCCGTTTGATTTTAGCTGATGCATTAGTTTATGCTCAAACATTTTGGCCACGATTTATTTTAGATGTTGGTACAATGACAGAAGATGTATATCGTGGATTGGGTACAGGTGCATGTGGAGTATTTACAAATTCTGAAACACTATGGAAGTATATGGAAGCTGCTAGTATGCATACTGGTGACAGGGTATGGCGCTTACCATTGTGGAATCATTTCACACATTTAATAACACATCGGGAAAATGTAGATGTGAGAACTCAAGGTGATGAGTATGGTGAATCGTGCAAAGTAGCAGCTTTCCTAAACGAATTCGTACCATGTGGTGAATGGATTCATTTGGATACCTACGGAGTTATGTATGAAGATGGTGATGATCCTAAATATTTACGACAAGGCATGTCTGGACGACCAACCAGAACATTAATTGAATTCTTATCACAAATGGTATGTCAAAGGCCCGACGAAGAAAAGCCAAACAAACCTTGTTAG